GCAGACTCTCCTTCGCAAATATCAGATTTGAATGCTCCAGAACGTGGTTGTTTGCATTATGTAGAATCCGGTATGGACGACGAGGACGAATCAGATACCCATTCTCAGGGGAGCTCTTTGTCATTACCAGACTTGAATACGGTCTGGCTCATTTCTTCTAACCCGTTTGATGTTATCGGCGCAAAAGTTGCCGGATTACAGTCAGTGTGGATTCGTCGTTCAGCCTCAAGTGTTTTTGACCCATGGGGCGTTGAGCCGACCATTACTGTTGCTAATCTGACAGAGCTTTATGACGTGTTGCGATACCGGAATGTTATTATCCCAATGTAGTGAAACACACAGTGAAGAAGGGACATAGACATGGTTGAAAGATTATCAGAGAAACTTGACGCTCGAAGAGAAGAGTTCACAAAGATGGCTCCTCCTTCAGCTCAGGAAGTGATGAAAAAGTCTGCACAACACCTCAAGGATTCAGGTCTTCTTGATGGTGCTAAGCATGTTGGAGATCGGGCTCCTGATTTTGTATTAAAAAATATTCAGGGTGA
Above is a genomic segment from Halodesulfovibrio sp. MK-HDV containing:
- a CDS encoding redoxin domain-containing protein, translating into MVERLSEKLDARREEFTKMAPPSAQEVMKKSAQHLKDSGLLDGAKHVGDRAPDFVLKNIQGDSVDFATLRKDRRVVICFYRGGW